Proteins co-encoded in one Salvelinus sp. IW2-2015 linkage group LG17, ASM291031v2, whole genome shotgun sequence genomic window:
- the LOC111976670 gene encoding mitogen-activated protein kinase 12-like isoform X1, protein MESPVKTGFHRLEIKKTTWDVPEQYIALKAVGSGAYGTVCSAIDQQTKEKVAIKKLYRPFQSLIHAQRAYRELRQLRHIQHDNVISLLNVFTPDFSLEKFQTFYMVMPFVAQDLGRIMKSRRLNDRIIVYLFYQLLRGLKYIHSAGIIHRDLKPGNLAVNENCELKILDFGLARHAESEMTGYVVTRWYRSPEVIFNWMHYSQSVDLWSAGCILAEMITGQVLFPGNDSIDQLKKILNVTGTPPSSLVQKMQSKDARSYVQSLPIQKKKNFKEVFPSLHVNAVNLLENMLLLDPETRMTAKEGLSHPYLAEFHDPESEPDSPTYDDSFESLELDVGEWSSLIHMEIMAFDPSNPSATAL, encoded by the exons ATGGAATCGCCTGTGAAGACAGGTTTCCATAGACTGGAGATAAAGAAAACAACATGGGATGTTCCAGAGCAATATATCGCGCTGAAAGCAGTTGGCTCGGGCGCTTACGGGACGGTATG TTCTGCTATTGACCAGCAGACTAAGGAGAAGGTGGCCATAAAGAAGCTCTATCGTCCCTTTCAGTCCCTAATCCACGCTCAACGGGCCTACCGTGAACTAAGACAGTTACGCCatatccagcatgacaat GTGATCAGCCTCCTCAATGTCTTCACACCTGATTTCTCCCTGGAGAAATTCCAGACGTT TTACATGGTAATGCCCTTTGTGGCTCAGGACCTCGGTCGCATCATGAAGAGCAGGAGACTGAATGATCGCATCATCGTTTACCTCTTCTACCAGCTGCTACGTGGCCTGAAG TATATCCATTCTGCAGGGATCATCCATCGG GACCTAAAACCTGGCAACCTTGCTGTGAATGAGAACTGTGAATTAAAG ATCCTGGACTTTGGTCTAGCAAGACATGCAGAGAGTGAGATGACAGGCTATGTGGTGACACGCTGGTACAGGTCACCAGAGGTCATCTTCAACTGGATGCACTATAGCCAATCAG TGGACTTGTGGTCTGCAGGCTGCATCCTGGCTGAGATGATCACAGGCCAGGTTCTTTTCCCAGGCAATGACA GCATTGACCAGCTGAAGAAGATCCTCAACGTTACAGGAACACCACCATCCTCCCTGGTGCAGAAGATGCAGAGCaaagat GCTCGCTCATATGTACAGAGTCTCCCTATCCAAAAGAAGAAAAACTTCAAGGAGGTCTTTCCCTCCTTGCATGTAAACG CGGTGAATCTGCTGGAGAACATGTTGCTGCTGGACCCAGAGACCAGGATGACGGCTAAAGAGGGCCTCTCACACCCCTACCTCGCTGAGTTCCATGACCCAGAATCTGAACCCGACTCCCCGACGTACGACGACTCCTTTGAAAGCCTGGAGCTTGACGTGGGAGAGTGGAGTA GTCTGATCCACATGGAGATTATGGCTTTCGACCCCAGTAACCCCAGTGCAACTGCATTGTAG
- the LOC111976670 gene encoding mitogen-activated protein kinase 12-like isoform X2, protein MGCSRAIYRAESSWLGRLRDGMTKEKVAIKKLYRPFQSLIHAQRAYRELRQLRHIQHDNVISLLNVFTPDFSLEKFQTFYMVMPFVAQDLGRIMKSRRLNDRIIVYLFYQLLRGLKYIHSAGIIHRDLKPGNLAVNENCELKILDFGLARHAESEMTGYVVTRWYRSPEVIFNWMHYSQSVDLWSAGCILAEMITGQVLFPGNDSIDQLKKILNVTGTPPSSLVQKMQSKDARSYVQSLPIQKKKNFKEVFPSLHVNAVNLLENMLLLDPETRMTAKEGLSHPYLAEFHDPESEPDSPTYDDSFESLELDVGEWSSLIHMEIMAFDPSNPSATAL, encoded by the exons ATGGGATGTTCCAGAGCAATATATCGCGCTGAAAGCAGTTGGCTCGGGCGCTTACGGGACGGTATG ACTAAGGAGAAGGTGGCCATAAAGAAGCTCTATCGTCCCTTTCAGTCCCTAATCCACGCTCAACGGGCCTACCGTGAACTAAGACAGTTACGCCatatccagcatgacaat GTGATCAGCCTCCTCAATGTCTTCACACCTGATTTCTCCCTGGAGAAATTCCAGACGTT TTACATGGTAATGCCCTTTGTGGCTCAGGACCTCGGTCGCATCATGAAGAGCAGGAGACTGAATGATCGCATCATCGTTTACCTCTTCTACCAGCTGCTACGTGGCCTGAAG TATATCCATTCTGCAGGGATCATCCATCGG GACCTAAAACCTGGCAACCTTGCTGTGAATGAGAACTGTGAATTAAAG ATCCTGGACTTTGGTCTAGCAAGACATGCAGAGAGTGAGATGACAGGCTATGTGGTGACACGCTGGTACAGGTCACCAGAGGTCATCTTCAACTGGATGCACTATAGCCAATCAG TGGACTTGTGGTCTGCAGGCTGCATCCTGGCTGAGATGATCACAGGCCAGGTTCTTTTCCCAGGCAATGACA GCATTGACCAGCTGAAGAAGATCCTCAACGTTACAGGAACACCACCATCCTCCCTGGTGCAGAAGATGCAGAGCaaagat GCTCGCTCATATGTACAGAGTCTCCCTATCCAAAAGAAGAAAAACTTCAAGGAGGTCTTTCCCTCCTTGCATGTAAACG CGGTGAATCTGCTGGAGAACATGTTGCTGCTGGACCCAGAGACCAGGATGACGGCTAAAGAGGGCCTCTCACACCCCTACCTCGCTGAGTTCCATGACCCAGAATCTGAACCCGACTCCCCGACGTACGACGACTCCTTTGAAAGCCTGGAGCTTGACGTGGGAGAGTGGAGTA GTCTGATCCACATGGAGATTATGGCTTTCGACCCCAGTAACCCCAGTGCAACTGCATTGTAG
- the krt5 gene encoding keratin, type II cytoskeletal 8 — protein sequence MSYRSSGSMSGGFSSGGGFSSGGGGGGTVRKSFSSFSSSAAPMGSSRMSSSSVRRSGGGGGGGFGMGGGGSGGGSSFSYMSSGGGMGGGGGGGGFGMGGGGGGFGGGAGFGMGGGGGGGGFAPITAVTVNSSLLAPLNLEIDPNIQTVRTNEKDQIKGLNNRFASFIDKVRFLEQQNKMLETKWSLLQDQTTTRSNIDAMFEAYIANLRRQLDGLGGEKVKMEGELMNMQGLVEDFKNKYEDEINKRAAVENEFVLLKKDVDGAYMNKVELEAKLDALQDEINFLRAIYEAELSELQGQIKDTSVVVEMDNSRNLDMDSIVAEVRAQYEDIANRSRAEAESWYKQKFEEMQSSAGQHGDDLRNTKSEMAELNRMISRLQNEIENVKGQRANLENQIAEAEERGELAVKDAKLRIRDLEDALQRAKQDMARQVREYQELMNVKLALDIEIATYRKLLEGEEDRITSGGGTATIHITSGSSGGGGGGGGGFGMGGGGGGGGGFGYGGGSGMSMKSGGGGGGFGMSGGGGGGGFGMSSGGGGGMSMSRSSMASKSRRY from the exons ATGAGTTACAGGAGCAGTGGCAGCATGAGCGGAGGCTTCAGCTCTGGCGGAGGATTCAGCTCCGGTGGCGGTGGCGGCGGCACTGTGAGGAAGAGCTTCTCAAGCTTCTCCTCTTCAGCAGCCCCTATGGGCTCCAGCCGTATGAGCAGCTCATCCGTTAGACGCTccggaggtggtggtgggggcgGCTTCGGCATGGGCGGTGGTGGAAGTGGAGGAGGCTCCAGCTTTAGCTATATGAGCAGCGGTGGAGGCATGGGCGGCGGCGGCGGCGGTGGAGGCTTTGGCATGGGTGGTGGCGGTGGAGGCTTCGGTGGAGGTGCAGGCTTCGGCATGGGTGGTGGCGGCGGCGGAGGTGGCTTCGCCCCCATCACAGCTGTCACAGTCAACTCAAGCCTGCTTGCCCCCCTCAACCTGGAGATCGACCCCAACATCCAGACCGTCCGCACCAATGAAAAAGATCAGATCAAGGGCCTCAACAACCGCTTTGCCTCCTTCATCGACAAG gtACGCTTCCTGGAACAGCAGAACAAGATGCTGGAGACTAAGTGGAGCCTCCTGCAGGACCAGACCACCACCCGCTCCAACATTGATGCCATGTTTGAGGCCTACATTGCCAACCTGCGCAGACAGCTCGACGGCCTGGGAGGAGAGAAGGTCAAGATGGAAGGAGAGCTGATGAACATGCAGGGTCTGGTGGAGGACTTCAAGAACAA ATATGAAGATGAAATCAACAAGCGTGCCGCAGTGGAGAACGAGTTTGTCCTCCTCAAGAAGGATGTTGATGGTGCCTACATGAACAAGGTTGAGTTGGAGGCCAAGCTCGACGCCCTTCAGGATGAGATCAACTTCCTCAGGGCCATCTATGAAGCG gaGCTGAGTGAGCTGCAGGGCCAGATTAAGGACACCTCAGTGGTGGTGGAGATGGACAACAGCCGTAACCTGGACATGGACTCCATTGTGGCTGAAGTGCGCGCCCAGTATGAGGACATCGCCAACCGCAGCAGAGCCGAGGCCGAGTCATGGTACAAGCAGAAG TTTGAGGAGATGCAGTCCTCTGCAGGACAACATGGGGATGATCTGCGCAACACCAAGTCAGAGATGGCCGAGCTGAACCGCATGATCAGCCGTCTCCAAAACGAGATCGAAAACGTCAAGGGACAG CGTGCCAACCTGGAGAACCAGATAGCCGAGGCTGAGGAGCGCGGGGAGTTGGCAGTGAAGGACGCCAAGCTCCgcatcagagacctggaggatgCCCTACAGAGAGCCAAGCAGGACATGGCCCGGCAAGTGCGCGAATACCAGGAGCTGATGAACGTCAAGCTGGCCCTGGACATTGAGATCGCCACCTACAGGAAACtgctggaaggagaggaggacag AATTACCTCTGGAGGTGGAACTGCAACCATCCACATAACCTCCGGCAGCAGCGGTGGTGGTGGCG GCGGAGGTGGTGGATTCGGCATGGGCGGAGGCGGCGGAGGTGGCGGTGGCTTCGGATATGGCGGCGGCAGTGGCATGTCCATGAAAAGCGGTGGTGGCGGCGGTGGCTTTGGCATGAGCGGCGGCGGTGGCGGCGGTGGCTTTGGCATGAGCAGTGGCGGTGGTGGCGGCATGTCCATGTCCCGCTCCTCCATGGCCTCCAAATCCAGACGCTACTAA